The Rhodopirellula halodulae genome includes the window TCAGAAGAAATCCATGCGAAGCTCGCAAGTTTGCTGCTGAAGCATGACGGTCCTGCCGAGCACAGCACCGCTTGTGCACTGTTAAGTGATCGCGACGGGGACGAACTGGGGCTTCGTTGTTTCAGCAATGATGGCATGTCGAATTCTATTTTTGCTCCCGCGGACCAGTTGAAGCAAAGATGGCCTACAGTCCAAGAAACTGGCGAAGTCGAAGTCCAGCGTTCAGTCACACTCGATCGGCTACTGGCGGACACTCCATTCTCTCAGAACTGCGACGTTTTGGTTGTGGACGTGCAGGGGGCGGAATTGTTGGTTCTCAAAGGTGGTCTTGCAACGCTGCAACGCGTGAAGGCGGTGGTTTGTGAGGTGTCCACCGTGCCCTACTACGATGGCGGAGTTCTATTCGATGAATTGAATCAATTCATGGAGTCCCATGGATTCCAGGCAATGTCGACGCCTCGTCGCCACGGTGACATGCTCTTTATGCCGAAGACGGCACGGGCCAAACAGGCCGCGTAAGTTCGTGGCTTCTTCACTTCTACCCTTCTGCGCAACTCAATTTCGGAAATTCCTCGCATGTCGAATCAACTCAAACAGCTCAAGCAGACATGGCGGCTTTGTGGCTCGGTTGCGAACGCATTCAAAGGCAAGGTTCGGACTGCACTCGGTATTCGCAAGCCAACGAAGACATGCCAAATTCCCGAGCTGAAACACATTGTTGACGAAACGTTCCTCGAAAAACAGGATCGCGTTTTCGTCGAGGTCGGAGCTTACGACGGTGAGCGATTTTCCAATACCTCGTGGCTCGCTGATGCCGGATGGCGGGGTTTGTATGTTGAGCCATCGAAGCAGTTCTCTCGCTGGTGTCGTTTGCGTCACATGCTCAATCGCGTGACGGTTCTGAACGTTGCCGCGGGAAGTGAGGACGCCAAGGCCACGCTTCAGCAAATTGGTTCGCTCAGTACCATGAGCCAAGCAACATTCGAGGAATACGACCGAATCACTTGGGCGAAACAGCAGGTTGCAAAGGAATGTAAGCAGCAGCAAACGGAAGTGCTTCGGCTGGACCGAATTCTTGCCGATCAAAAGATTCCACGCTCCTTTGATATCCTTGTCGTGGACGTGGAAGGCTACGAAGAGAATGTTTTCTCTGGCTTTTCATTGTCGCAGTGGAAGCCGAAGCTGATCATCGTGGAGTTGTGTGACATCCATCCAGACTTCCAAGACAATCGGGAACTTGTGGAATCCGCGAGGCGTGTTCGACAAACGATTCTTGATGCGGGCTACCGAGAGAAATACGCCGACAGTATCAATACGGTCTTTGAGGTGGAAGAGACTTCGGCGTCCGTCACGGCGACGAACAATCGAATCGCCGCTTGATCAGTTGCATGTGGCCCGGGAGAAAGAAGATTCAAAGAGTTCTCAACACTTCACTGCGGGACTCAGATTGCCTGCTGTCGTTTGTGGCAGTCTCAATCGGTGACAAGCTTCCAATCGGCAGAGGCTTTGACCGCCTCATCGATCGAGACGTCTGCAAAGCTGCGAAGGATTGCAGAGTCACGATCGTTCTGAAGACGATCCTTGCTCGATAAGGTCGCTCGGAATCGTCGCCACGCGGAAGGCGACACGCAACGCTGCAATTCCGCCACCTGAAGAGCGGACGCTCGATCAGAGATGACTGTCTTCAACCGTTTCGCGTACCGGCTGTTGGGGTTCTGGTCGAGTTCGTAGTTTCCGAAGCCGTGGTCAGGCTTCAGGTACTTCAAGTGCCAATAAAGAAAACCGACGAACTTCCGCGTGAGGTTGCCTCGATGGAAACGCTCAAAGCGGCGGTCATGCGTGAAATACGTATTCTCGCTGACCGGGAAAAAACCGATGTCACCGCCGCCCGAGATAGGATCGTCCAGTGGAACTGACAGCTCGCCGCTCTTGTTCAAGAGAAGGTTGGGACCCGAAAAACAGTGCATCTCATTGAATGAGGTGCCAAGCTTTCGGATGGAATCCGTCGCTTTCTTGAGTGCTGAGCCGATGGCGAGATGGTCATCGTCGAGCTTTGTCGCAACCTGATAGCGTGTCGCTGCGAGCGAAAAGTTGTAGTAATTCACCAGACTGTTCGGCGAATCGCCGGGGGTTTCGATATGACCGGTGCTGCCTGGTGGATACACTCGGTCAACGTAGTGAATGACTCGCAGTTTCTCCTCGCCAAATTCAGACTTCAGATTCTCCAGGATCTCGACCGAGCGATCAGTGCACTGATTGTGGACGGCAACGATTTCGTCAAAGCAGTCGATGTGGCTGCGGATCGTCGCTTCCAAGAACGCTTCGCCGTTGCGAATGCGCATGAAGGCGGAGATTCCGGGTAAACGTTCTGCCACGTTCAAGTGTTCTCGTTGGAACCGGTAGTCAGAAACCGTAGGCCCCAAATCACTTATCGTTGTCTTTGGATCAGGCGAGGTATTTGAATCAGGCAAGCTTCGTTACCGCACGAGAATTTAGGCTGAGAATTGCTTTGTCGTCAGAGCGTCGCGGGGTGAAATGCATAGCGGCGGCGATTGCCAATCAGATGGGAATCTTCGGTGCGAAGCCGACGAGGCAAACGGCCCATGGTTACCGCACAGAGAGTGCTGATCCCAACGACAAATCACCTCGCCATAGTTTTACACGGTGCCCTCTGTCGTACCATCCGGGCACATCCGCCGACGACACGATCGCAACTGCGAAGCCGCCAGCTTCAAGATTTTTCAGCTCGAGCGGCCGAACATGCCTCCTATGGCTGATGAAATGCGCCCATCGCTGCCGATGCAAGCGTCACATCTGGCAACCGCCGCCGCAGCAGCGGGGGGCACCGCAGGCTTCGCCTCTGCCTGCCATGGGGAGGCTGGATCCGTTGCTCATCGACGGAGCGGCCGGAACGCTGAGGACGCGAGTCAGTTCCGAGTTCTCGCATTTCGGGCAAGCCACGTCTTCGTCGGGCGAACGCACCAAAATTTCGACCACATCGTCACACGATTTGCATTCGTACTCGTAAAGAGGCATCTTCTGATTCCACAAGGAAAGTCAACCACGAAACGGAAAGCCAGACAGAGTATGGCAAGTCCTCATTGTCGTTCAAAGTCGCGGTTTGCACCACTGGAT containing:
- a CDS encoding FkbM family methyltransferase, which translates into the protein MFNYLLKYSRRKIDPIDLLQRLTEGKGEYRSLVHVGAHLGQERSNYESKGYRKILWIEGSEEIHAKLASLLLKHDGPAEHSTACALLSDRDGDELGLRCFSNDGMSNSIFAPADQLKQRWPTVQETGEVEVQRSVTLDRLLADTPFSQNCDVLVVDVQGAELLVLKGGLATLQRVKAVVCEVSTVPYYDGGVLFDELNQFMESHGFQAMSTPRRHGDMLFMPKTARAKQAA
- a CDS encoding FkbM family methyltransferase, encoding MSNQLKQLKQTWRLCGSVANAFKGKVRTALGIRKPTKTCQIPELKHIVDETFLEKQDRVFVEVGAYDGERFSNTSWLADAGWRGLYVEPSKQFSRWCRLRHMLNRVTVLNVAAGSEDAKATLQQIGSLSTMSQATFEEYDRITWAKQQVAKECKQQQTEVLRLDRILADQKIPRSFDILVVDVEGYEENVFSGFSLSQWKPKLIIVELCDIHPDFQDNRELVESARRVRQTILDAGYREKYADSINTVFEVEETSASVTATNNRIAA
- a CDS encoding glycosyl transferase, coding for MRIRNGEAFLEATIRSHIDCFDEIVAVHNQCTDRSVEILENLKSEFGEEKLRVIHYVDRVYPPGSTGHIETPGDSPNSLVNYYNFSLAATRYQVATKLDDDHLAIGSALKKATDSIRKLGTSFNEMHCFSGPNLLLNKSGELSVPLDDPISGGGDIGFFPVSENTYFTHDRRFERFHRGNLTRKFVGFLYWHLKYLKPDHGFGNYELDQNPNSRYAKRLKTVISDRASALQVAELQRCVSPSAWRRFRATLSSKDRLQNDRDSAILRSFADVSIDEAVKASADWKLVTD
- a CDS encoding FmdB family zinc ribbon protein, which produces MPLYEYECKSCDDVVEILVRSPDEDVACPKCENSELTRVLSVPAAPSMSNGSSLPMAGRGEACGAPRCCGGGCQM